Proteins encoded in a region of the Chryseobacterium piperi genome:
- the atpD gene encoding F0F1 ATP synthase subunit beta, with protein sequence MANQIKGKISQIIGPVIDVVFNNVEAIPSIYDALEITKGNGEKVVLEVEQHIGEDTVRCIAMDATDGLQRGQEVVGYGNPITMPIGEAVNGRLFNVVGDAIDGLQNISKEGGLPIHRPAPKFDQLSTSAEVLFTGIKVIDLVEPYAKGGKIGLFGGAGVGKTVLIQELINNIAKGHGGLSVFAGVGERTREGNDLLREMLESGIIKYGDAFMHSMEEGGWDLSKVDLEAMKDSKAAFVFGQMNEPPGARARVALSGLTLAEYYRDGGESGQGRDVLFFVDNIFRFTQAGSEVSALLGRMPSAVGYQPTLASEMGAMQERITSTKNGSITSVQAVYVPADDLTDPAPATTFAHLDATTVLDRKIASLGIYPAVDPLASTSRILAPEIIGEEHYNCAQRVKEILQRYKALQDIIAILGMEELSEEDKSVVYRARKVQRFLSQPFHVAEQFTGIPGSLVDIKDTIKGFNMIMDGELDHLPEAAFNLKGTIEEAIEAGQKMLADNA encoded by the coding sequence ATGGCAAACCAAATTAAAGGAAAAATTTCTCAAATTATTGGTCCTGTAATCGACGTAGTTTTTAATAATGTGGAAGCAATTCCAAGTATTTATGATGCTTTGGAAATTACAAAAGGGAACGGTGAAAAAGTAGTCTTAGAGGTAGAACAACATATTGGTGAAGATACAGTAAGATGTATTGCAATGGACGCTACAGATGGTCTTCAAAGAGGGCAGGAAGTAGTAGGATACGGAAATCCTATTACGATGCCAATCGGTGAGGCTGTGAACGGAAGACTATTCAACGTTGTTGGTGATGCTATCGACGGACTTCAAAATATTTCTAAAGAAGGTGGTCTGCCAATTCACAGACCAGCTCCAAAATTTGATCAATTGTCAACTTCTGCGGAAGTTTTATTTACAGGTATTAAAGTAATCGACTTAGTTGAGCCTTATGCAAAAGGAGGTAAAATTGGTTTGTTCGGTGGTGCCGGAGTAGGTAAAACAGTATTGATTCAGGAGTTGATTAACAATATTGCAAAAGGACACGGAGGTCTTTCAGTTTTCGCCGGAGTAGGTGAAAGAACGAGAGAAGGAAATGACCTTTTAAGAGAGATGCTAGAATCTGGAATCATCAAGTATGGTGACGCTTTCATGCACTCTATGGAAGAAGGTGGTTGGGATCTTTCTAAAGTAGATTTAGAAGCAATGAAAGATTCTAAAGCTGCATTCGTTTTCGGACAGATGAACGAGCCACCAGGTGCGAGAGCTAGAGTTGCACTTTCTGGTCTTACATTAGCTGAGTATTATAGAGATGGTGGAGAAAGCGGACAAGGTAGAGACGTACTTTTCTTCGTAGATAATATCTTCCGTTTTACACAAGCGGGTTCTGAGGTATCTGCACTTCTTGGTCGTATGCCTTCTGCGGTAGGTTATCAACCAACGCTTGCTTCTGAGATGGGAGCGATGCAGGAGAGAATTACTTCTACTAAAAACGGATCTATTACATCAGTACAGGCAGTATATGTACCTGCGGATGACTTAACTGACCCGGCTCCAGCAACTACGTTTGCTCACTTGGATGCTACTACCGTATTAGATAGAAAAATTGCTTCTTTAGGTATCTATCCAGCAGTAGACCCATTGGCTTCTACTTCTAGAATCCTAGCTCCTGAAATTATTGGAGAAGAACACTATAACTGTGCTCAAAGAGTAAAAGAAATTCTTCAAAGATATAAAGCACTTCAAGATATCATTGCTATCCTTGGTATGGAAGAACTTTCTGAAGAAGATAAATCTGTTGTTTACCGTGCTAGAAAAGTTCAGAGATTCTTATCTCAGCCTTTCCACGTTGCAGAACAATTTACAGGTATTCCAGGATCACTAGTAGATATTAAAGATACGATCAAAGGATTCAACATGATTATGGATGGTGAATTAGATCACTTACCAGAAGCTGCTTTCAACTTGAAAGGAACTATCGAAGAAGCTATTGAAGCTGGACAAAAAATGTTAGCTGATAACGCTTAA
- a CDS encoding glucosaminidase domain-containing protein produces the protein MKNSKYIKVAIISFFFFCFTTANAQRSYIEDHKNIATELSKQYGIPSSIILAIAIVESGAGTSKASKTLNNHFGIVGKNDVNTSRFKSFNSVRESYEAFCRMLSRKKLYNQLKDNNNYNDWVKAIASSGYSTKPNEWMKKINSTIAKFGLQK, from the coding sequence ATGAAAAATTCTAAATATATTAAAGTAGCGATCATCAGCTTTTTCTTTTTTTGTTTTACAACAGCTAATGCTCAGCGTTCTTATATTGAAGATCATAAAAATATCGCTACGGAACTGTCAAAGCAGTATGGAATTCCGAGTTCAATCATTTTGGCTATTGCTATTGTTGAATCAGGAGCCGGTACCAGCAAAGCCAGCAAAACACTTAACAATCATTTTGGCATTGTGGGAAAAAATGATGTTAATACTTCCAGATTTAAGAGTTTTAATTCTGTACGCGAAAGTTATGAGGCCTTTTGCCGGATGCTTTCCAGAAAAAAGCTTTATAATCAGCTAAAAGATAACAACAACTATAATGATTGGGTTAAAGCCATTGCTTCTTCGGGATACTCTACAAAACCCAACGAATGGATGAAAAAAATAAATTCAACTATTGCTAAGTTTGGCTTACAGAAATAG
- a CDS encoding FoF1 ATP synthase subunit delta/epsilon, producing MNIKILTPEYVVFEGEVNSVLLPGKNGEFHIMKNHAGIVSSLINGKVKLYTNSIEEGYAKHFTRENEKDSVFSYPIKSGVVEFNHDKGIILCE from the coding sequence ATGAATATAAAAATTTTAACACCAGAGTACGTAGTTTTTGAAGGCGAAGTAAACTCTGTATTGCTGCCAGGTAAGAATGGTGAATTTCATATCATGAAAAACCACGCAGGAATCGTTTCTTCTTTAATCAACGGTAAAGTAAAATTGTATACTAATTCTATCGAAGAAGGATACGCTAAACACTTTACAAGGGAGAATGAAAAAGATTCTGTTTTTTCTTATCCTATCAAAAGCGGTGTTGTAGAATTTAATCATGATAAAGGGATTATCCTTTGTGAGTAA
- a CDS encoding B12-binding domain-containing radical SAM protein: MKDLLLITPPFTQLNTPYPATAYIKGFLNTKNISSYQLDLGIEVILDLFSKEGLQTIFNKEISLQNASENSQRIFALREEYLRTIDQVILFLQGKNPTLARQICSMNFLPEASRFNQLDDMEFAFGNMGLQDKAKHLSTLYLEDLSDYIVENVDADFGFSRYAERLGKSANSFDELYLKLQGQQTFIDNITLQILKEKLEFVQPKLVCFSIPFPGNLYSAFRCAQFIKENFPHIKTAMGGGFPNTELREIKDSRVFEFFDFITLDDGELPIELLYENLNIPVTTAEFKRTFLIENEKVTYINNSKRHDYKQSEIGTPEYTDLLLDQYISVIEIANPMHSLWSDGRWNKLTMAHGCYWGKCTFCDISLDYIKIYEPISAKILVDRMEELIKSTGETGFHFVDEAAPPALMREVALEILRRNLVVTWWTNIRFEKSFTKDLCFLLKLSGCVAVSGGLEVASDRLLKLIDKGISVEQVAQVTRNFTEAGIMIHAYLMYGYPTQTVQETIDSLEMVRQLFEMGILQSGFWHQFAMTAHSPVGLNPEEFGVTPIKQEILFANNDIDFTDKTGIDHSQFSFGLKKSLFNYMHGINFDIPLQDWFTFKIPKTTVHPDYIHDCLLEEENFSFKGNSKVIFLDRNVIRENYIKTKKQNSWPYTQLTFHLKTNIVKVDMEQEKAEWLMRMFEENSKVSSKKITLQQLKTQFEENFEDFELFWFSKPVQQLKDNGVILSL; the protein is encoded by the coding sequence TTGAAAGATCTTCTTCTTATCACTCCACCTTTTACTCAGCTTAACACTCCTTATCCTGCGACAGCTTATATTAAAGGTTTTTTAAATACCAAAAATATTTCCAGCTATCAGCTGGATCTGGGAATTGAAGTTATTCTGGACTTATTTTCTAAAGAAGGACTCCAAACTATTTTCAATAAGGAAATAAGTCTTCAAAACGCATCAGAAAACTCTCAAAGGATTTTTGCTTTAAGGGAAGAATATTTAAGAACCATTGATCAGGTTATACTTTTTCTTCAAGGGAAAAATCCCACTTTGGCAAGACAGATCTGCAGCATGAACTTTTTACCGGAAGCCTCCCGATTCAATCAGTTAGATGATATGGAATTTGCTTTTGGAAATATGGGGTTACAGGATAAAGCTAAACATCTGTCAACGTTATATCTGGAAGATTTATCAGACTATATTGTTGAAAATGTGGATGCTGATTTTGGTTTCAGCAGGTATGCTGAGCGCCTGGGGAAAAGTGCTAATTCTTTTGATGAATTATATCTGAAATTACAAGGCCAGCAGACGTTTATTGATAATATTACTCTACAAATCTTAAAGGAAAAACTGGAATTTGTTCAACCTAAACTGGTTTGTTTTTCTATCCCTTTTCCCGGAAATTTATATTCTGCTTTCAGATGTGCCCAATTCATTAAAGAAAATTTTCCCCATATCAAAACTGCGATGGGTGGTGGTTTCCCCAATACTGAATTAAGAGAAATAAAAGATAGCCGGGTTTTTGAATTTTTTGATTTTATCACCTTAGATGACGGAGAACTTCCCATTGAACTTCTCTATGAAAATCTAAATATTCCCGTCACAACTGCCGAATTCAAAAGAACTTTTTTAATTGAAAATGAGAAAGTTACTTATATAAATAATTCAAAAAGACACGATTATAAGCAATCCGAGATTGGAACACCGGAATACACGGATTTGCTCCTCGATCAATATATTTCCGTTATCGAAATCGCTAACCCAATGCATAGCTTATGGAGTGACGGAAGATGGAATAAACTGACAATGGCTCATGGCTGCTATTGGGGGAAATGTACATTCTGTGATATTTCTCTGGATTACATTAAAATTTATGAGCCTATCTCTGCAAAAATTCTGGTAGACAGAATGGAAGAACTTATCAAAAGTACAGGAGAAACAGGATTCCATTTCGTGGATGAAGCTGCCCCACCCGCTTTAATGCGAGAAGTCGCCTTAGAAATTTTACGGAGAAATTTAGTCGTTACTTGGTGGACCAATATTAGATTTGAAAAAAGCTTTACTAAAGACCTATGCTTTTTACTGAAACTGTCCGGTTGTGTTGCCGTTTCCGGAGGATTGGAAGTCGCCAGCGATCGTTTATTGAAACTAATTGATAAAGGAATCTCAGTAGAACAGGTAGCTCAGGTAACCAGAAATTTTACAGAAGCGGGGATTATGATCCATGCTTATCTCATGTACGGCTACCCTACCCAGACTGTTCAGGAAACCATTGATTCTTTAGAAATGGTTAGGCAATTATTTGAAATGGGGATTTTACAGAGTGGATTTTGGCATCAGTTTGCTATGACCGCTCATTCACCGGTTGGTTTAAATCCTGAAGAATTTGGAGTTACCCCTATCAAACAGGAAATTCTGTTTGCTAATAATGATATTGATTTCACAGATAAAACGGGAATCGATCATAGCCAGTTTAGCTTTGGTCTCAAAAAATCCCTTTTTAATTATATGCATGGAATTAATTTCGACATTCCATTACAGGATTGGTTCACTTTTAAAATTCCGAAAACAACCGTTCATCCGGATTATATTCATGATTGTCTTTTAGAGGAAGAGAATTTTTCATTTAAAGGGAATTCAAAAGTTATTTTTCTGGATAGAAATGTAATCCGTGAGAATTACATCAAAACGAAAAAACAAAATTCATGGCCATATACACAGCTCACGTTCCATTTAAAAACAAATATTGTAAAAGTAGATATGGAACAGGAAAAAGCGGAATGGCTCATGAGAATGTTCGAAGAAAACTCTAAAGTGAGTAGTAAAAAAATTACTCTTCAACAATTGAAAACCCAATTTGAAGAGAATTTTGAGGATTTCGAATTATTTTGGTTTTCAAAGCCGGTACAGCAACTAAAGGATAATGGCGTTATTTTGAGTTTGTAA